A DNA window from Hevea brasiliensis isolate MT/VB/25A 57/8 chromosome 2, ASM3005281v1, whole genome shotgun sequence contains the following coding sequences:
- the LOC110638778 gene encoding probable methyltransferase PMT2, with amino-acid sequence MALKTNSADGRTRSSIQIFIVVGLCCFFYILGAWQRSGFGKADNLAMEITKNTGDCNLIPSLNFETHHGGEIETLNDSESKPKEFKPCDPGYTDYTPCQDQRRAMTFPRENMIYRERHCPMEEEKLHCLIPAPKGYVTPFPWPKSRDYVPFANAPYKSLTVEKAIQNWVQYEGNVFRFPGGGTQFPQGADKYIDQLASVIPIANGTVRTALDTGCGVASWGAYLWSRNVIAMSFAPRDSHEAQVQFALERGVPAVIGVLGTIKMPYPSRAFDMAHCSRCLIPWGANDGTYLKEVDRVLRPGGYWVLSGPPINWKNSYKAWQRPKEELQEEQRKIEEVAKLLCWDKKYEKGEMAIWQKRVNAKSCPGRRDDSQVTLCQAADPNDVWYKKMEGCITSYPDVSSRDEVAGGELKAFPDRLFSVPPTVASGFVPGVSVETYQEDNNNWKKHVNSYRKINKLIDSGRYRNIMDMNAGLGGFAAALESSKLWVMNVVPTIAEKSTLGVIYERGLIGIYHDWCEAFSTYPRTYDLIHANGVFSLYKDKCNIEDILLEMDRILRPEGAVIFRDEVDVLIKVRKIVGGMRWDTKMVDHEDGPLVPEKILVAVKQYWVAGGNSTSSQ; translated from the exons ATGGCATTGAAAACTAATTCAGCTGATGGTAGAACTAGGAGTTCTATACAAATTTTTATTGTAGTTGGCCTATGCTGTTTCTTCTATATATTGGGCGCATGGCAGAGGAGTGGATTTGGGAAGGCAGATAATCTTGCAATGGAGATCACGAAGAATACTGGAGACTGCAATTTAATCCCAAGTCTAAATTTTGAGACCCATCATGGTGGTGAAATTGAGACTCTAAATGATTCTGAATCAAAACCTAAAGAGTTCAAGCCTTGTGATCCGGGTTACACTGATTACACACCCTGCCAAGATCAGAGGCGTGCTATGACTTTTCCTAGGGAAAATATGATTTATCGAGAGAGGCATTGTCCTATGGAGGAAGAGAAGCTACATTGCCTAATTCCGGCACCCAAGGGCTATGTTACTCCGTTTCCTTGGCCTAAGAGTCGTGACTATGTACCATTTGCTAATGCACCATATAAGAGCTTGACAGTTGAGAAGGCTATTCAGAATTGGGTCCAATATGAGGGCAATGTATTTAGGTTTCCAGGTGGGGGAACTCAGTTTCCACAAGGGGCAGATAAGTATATTGATCAGCTAGCTTCAGTAATACCGATTGCTAATGGGACTGTCAGAACTGCCCTGGACACTGGTTGTGGG GTTGCAAGTTGGGGCGCATACCTTTGGAGTAGAAACGTTATTGCCATGTCGTTTGCACCGAGAGACTCGCATGAAGCACAGGTTCAGTTTGCTCTTGAAAGAGGTGTACCTGCTGTTATTGGTGTTCTTGGTACTATAAAAATGCCATACCCTTCTAGAGCCTTTGACATGGCTCACTGCTCTCGATGCTTAATTCCGTGGGGAGCAAATG ATGGAACGTATCTGAAGGAAGTTGACCGAGTTCTTAGACCTGGTGGTTACTGGGTGCTTTCCGGACCTCCAATCAATTGGAAGAATAGTTACAAAGCATGGCAGCGGCCCAAGGAGGAACTTCAGGAGGAACAGAGAAAGATTGAAGAAGTTGCTAAGCTTCTTTGCTGGGACAAGAAGTATGAGAAGGGTGAAATGGCCATATGGCAAAAGAGAGTAAATGCTAAATCTTGTCCTGGTAGACGAGATGATTCTCAAGTTACTCTTTGCCAAGCTGCGGACCCAAATGATGTGTG GTACAAGAAAATGGAGGGATGCATTACTTCATATCCTGATGTTAGTAGTCGAGATGAAGTTGCTGGTGGGGAATTGAAGGCATTTCCAGACAGGCTTTTTTCTGTCCCCCCGACAGTTGCCAGTGGCTTTGTTCCTGGAGTTTCTGTTGAGACATACCAGGAGGACAACAATAATTGGAAAAAGCATGTAAACTCTTATAGGAAAATCAATAAGCTTATTGATTCTGGAAGGTATCGTAATATTATGGATATGAATGCTGGGTTGGGAGGTTTTGCTGCTGCACTCGAGTCTTCCAAATTATGGGTTATGAATGTTGTCCCTACTATAGCTGAGAAAAGTACATTGGGTGTCATATATGAGAGAGGATTGATCGGAATATATCATGACTG GTGTGAAGCTTTCTCCACATACCCAAGGACATATGACCTTATTCATGCCAATGGTGTTTTCAGTTTATACAAGGACAA ATGTAACATAGAGGACATTCTTCTTGAGATGGATCGAATTCTGCGACCAGAAGGTGCAGTTATATTCCGTGATGAAGTTGATGTGCTTATTAAGGTGCGGAAGATAGTAGGTGGAATGAGATGGGATACTAAAATGGTGGACCATGAAGATGGTCCTCTAGTTCCTGAGAAGATACTAGTCGCTGTGAAGCAGTACTGGGTTGCCGGCGGAAACTCCACATCCTCACAGTGA
- the LOC110638753 gene encoding protein PHYTOCHROME KINASE SUBSTRATE 1-like gives MAMATFTSAARFTQASSLENNLRDVSFSSFLSNSEDIFVRKLAESNRNVSAQDVEDHHYVGQNKEDGEIGVFGAEKYFNGGIDEDSPRISNNITPRKYHLPPKKDEQLNDHMVPIKPKVHSATSSIHSESSRNSQSALLRSVHRKTSQTKTNKVHGKIGKNILAGLGCKCFCSDKDSIDVDDEHFGEISFKKSPNTNILQGKAITEELIKASLDLDHKPRSGSRVEEEIHCQNLEKLGIGMNKENCFTFPTSNSEAGILPKKLQLRPEEAIKPRKSLEVFGSPVHDKRSKSFRIVRRLSMLSWDAAPRTEEIDYSAASVGVYNDNESDASSDLFEIESLTGKVEPFLPRRGSDVTSGYLTPTNCYAPSEASIEWSVVTASAADFSVMSDYDELRPPATVSSPVKTFLTTVNARSGNSEDTPRRRSSNLLRCNSHKAVRVAGDAYKTNDKASFDPRMHRASDSFMPVTSFQAETKLMGFDPRQRRYAHSTHLLPGSHLSESFHTFDTQ, from the coding sequence ATGGCTATGGCCACCTTTACATCAGCTGCTAGATTCACACAAGCATCGTCCTTGGAAAACAACCTTCGTGATGTTTCCTTCTCTTCCTTCCTGAGCAACTCAGAGGATATCTTCGTTCGGAAACTTGCAGAATCGAATCGAAATGTTAGTGCTCAGGATGTAGAGGATCATCATTACGTTGGACAAAATAAAGAAGATGGAGAAATTGGTGTATTCGGTGCTGAGAAATACTTCAATGGAGGGATAGATGAGGACAGTCCAAGAATTTCCAACAATATAACTCCGAGAAAATACCACCTTCCACCAAAGAAAGATGAACAATTAAATGATCATATGGTCCCTATAAAACCCAAAGTTCATTCTGCAACTTCGAGTATTCATTCTGAATCCAGTAGGAACAGCCAGAGCGCGTTGCTGCGAAGCGTTCACAGAAAGACTTCACAAACAAAGACAAACAAGGTGCATGGGAAGATTGGAAAGAATATTCTTGCTGGCCTTGGCTGCAAATGCTTTTGTTCTGATAAGGATTCTATTGATGTTGATGATGAACATTTTGGTGAGATCAGTTTCAAGAAAAGTCCTAATACTAATATTCTTCAAGGCAAGGCGATTACAGAAGAACTCATTAAGGCTAGTCTTGATCTGGATCATAAACCACGCTCAGGATCACGGGTCGAGGAGGAGATTCATTGCCAGAATTTGGAGAAGTTGGGAATTGGAATGAACAAAGAAAACTGTTTTACTTTCCCAACTTCAAATTCTGAGGCAGGAATTCTACCCAAAAAATTGCAACTTCGACCAGAGGAAGCAATAAAGCCACGGAAATCACTGGAGGTCTTTGGATCCCCAGTACATGACAAGAGAAGCAAGTCCTTCAGAATTGTGAGGAGGCTATCCATGTTGTCTTGGGATGCAGCTCCGAGAACGGAGGAAATCGATTATTCTGCTGCATCGGTTGGAGTTTACAATGATAATGAGAGCGATGCAAGTTCAGACTTATTCGAGATTGAGAGCCTGACTGGAAAAGTTGAGCCATTTCTTCCAAGACGAGGATCAGATGTCACCTCTGGCTATCTCACCCCAACAAATTGCTATGCACCAAGCGAGGCTAGCATAGAGTGGAGTGTGGTCACTGCCAGTGCTGCTGACTTCTCTGTAATGTCCGATTATGATGAGCTAAGGCCACCCGCAACAGTATCAAGTCCTGTCAAAACCTTTCTTACAACCGTAAATGCAAGATCTGGAAATAGTGAAGACACCCCAAGGCGCCGTTCCAGCAATTTGTTACGGTGTAATAGCCACAAGGCTGTAAGAGTTGCAGGAGATGCTTACAAAACAAATGATAAGGCAAGTTTTGATCCACGAATGCATCGCGCCTCAGATTCCTTCATGCCAGtgacaagttttcaagctgagaCAAAGCTGATGGGGTTCGATCCCAGACAAAGGCGATATGCCCATAGCACCCATTTACTCCCGGGGTCACACCTATCAGAGAGTTTCCATACTTTCGACACtcaataa
- the LOC110638766 gene encoding uncharacterized protein LOC110638766, with the protein MVSTIFMSLPQSSLYCVSDSPKISSPKLLPKQNHPLIFNRPNSSLSFSTSRLCPISKRGLHSVCFFDAREKSNGNFDGQEGGLDWPILKRWDVPWQWQTASLTSFACGLSFVLTGLAETAAIPLLGIKIEELSLDEKAELLFLDQSITTAVVLGVIYGITNTFQPLPEDMFRYDLREPFNLQKGWLLWAVIGLVGALLVIALTGVAMSAFSGETPHRETDSLVRLLPLIGSSSISTACLVGITGVLAPILEENVFRGFFMVSLTKWVPMPISVLISAAVFAIAHLTPGEFPQLFVLGIILGFSYAQTRNLLTPITIHAFWNSGVILILTFLQLQGYDIKELLQAT; encoded by the exons ATGGTTTCGACTATCTTCATGTCTTTACCTCAATCTTCATTGTACTGTGTCTCTGATTCTCCAAAGATATCTTCACCCAAATTATTACCGAAACAGAATCACCCTCTTATTTTCAACAGACCAAATTCATCATTAAGCTTCAGTACCTCGAGATTATGTCCAATTTCTAAGAGAGGGTTACATTCAGTTTGCTTCTTCGATGCTCGAGAAAAATCTAATGGCAATTTTGATGGGCAG GAAGGTGGACTGGACTGGCCGATACTTAAAAGATGGGACGTGCCTTGGCAATGGCAAACTGCTTCCTTAACCTCATTCGCATGTGGATTAAG TTTTGTTTTGACAGGTTTAGCAGAGACTGCAGCTATACCATTGCTAGGAatcaaaattgaagaattaagttTAGATGAGAAAGCGGAGTTGCTGTTCTTGGACCAGAG CATTACAACTGCAGTGGTACTTGGAGTTATTTATGGCATCACAAACACCTTTCAACCGCTTCCTGAAGATATGTTTCGCTATG ATTTGAGGGAACCTTTCAATCTACAGAAGGGGTGGCTTTTATGGGCAGTGATTGGTCTCGTGGGTGCTCTACTTGTTATTGCATTGACAGGAGTTGCAATGTCTGCATTTAGTGGTGAGACACCACATAGAGAG ACTGATTCTCTTGTTCGGCTTCTTCCATTAATTGGATCTTCAAGTATCAG CACTGCTTGCTTGGTGGGCATCACTGGTGTCCTCGCTCCAATTCTGGAGGAGAATGTTTTTCGAGGATTTTTCATGGTTTCTCTGACAAAGTG GGTGCCTATGCCAATTTCTGTCCTAATTAGTGCTGCTGTATTTGCAATTGCACATCTAACTCCTGGAGAGTTTCCCCAGCTGTTTGTGTTAG GGATTATTCTGGGATTTTCTTATGCTCAAACTCGCAATCTTCTAACCCCAATTACAATTCATGCTTTCTGGAACTCTGGAGTGATTCTAATTCTCACCTTCCTTCAG CTCCAAGGATATGATATCAAGGAATTATTGCAGGCAACCTGA